Genomic segment of Gossypium raimondii isolate GPD5lz unplaced genomic scaffold, ASM2569854v1 Contig00120, whole genome shotgun sequence:
AAAACGTGGAGGCAGTTTGATCTCTTATTTATGCGCCTAACCTCTTCCTTCCATTATTCCTTTTCTCCTCTCTTTTGCACTATCCTCCCCCCTACTTCTTTCCCACCAACCCTtttatctttctcttcttcaatatcaaaaatatacctgaaattgaattaaaatggagaaattaggtttataaaataagaaaatataaactaaacTATAAATGGTTGATACCTTAAAAGTTTCCAAAGGGGTTGAAGCGAAGaacatttttaaagtttggatGGTCATCCCACTCCAACCATTCCCACCATTCTGTGCTTGACCTGATGGTAAGAGAAGGTGGAGCATATGCAAATGGCTGCCCAGTGCCAACAAGGGGAACAAATGGAGGAATTCTCTTCAGTTTATCACACTCAACAACAACTTGGATAAGTTGGAGAGAATCGCAAACCATCACTCCACTTTTGCTGCAAATGCTCTTCAAATTTGGTAACTTACTTAGtctcaattctctcaatttGGGAAGATGGAATTTGATTAACGTATCACTCCCTTTTTCTTCAACTTCTGATGTTGCTGCTCCCAATATTTCTACTAGCTGACTACAAGCACCCACATGTATCTCTTCCAGGTTTTGGAGGTTTGCAAGCAACCAATGTGGAAGCAACGTCTTCATACTTGAGCAGCTGTATATCGTAATTTCCTTAAGATGGGAAAAGGTGGCAGACGGAGCCAATGATGTTGTTGCTGAACCAATTCCTTCATCTTTCATAATAAAGGCACTCAACATTGGCAGAAATTGAAGATCCAACACCTCAAGGCTCTGAAATGGATGAGCGGAAGAAGAGGAACAAGAGGACAGGGAAACAACACACTCAATCCCTGTACACCCCCAAATCCTACAAACCCTCAAGTCAATCGCATTTTTGAAGGAAGAATTGTCATCAACTAAGCTTCTCAAATAGTCGCACTCAGTAATATGCAACTCTTGAATTTCAATTGGGTGCATAATTAACTCACCTTCCCAATTGTCGATTCCTCCAATTGCCACTTTTTTATCTATTTCAGGAGTCCTCCACGCAGGAATTAAATATGAGCCCACCCGTAAATGGTACTTGATGAGACTTTTCTTACTTTGTTGCATTGAGGAGATGAACTTAGTAAATTCACTGATGTCTTCGAAACACCCAGTAAAGAGCTCCAACTTCTTCAATGGTTCCAACTCCTCTGCTTTTAGACTTATTTTTTCATTGTTCCCAGCAAAACTCAAGTGCTGAAGGTGAACGAGTTTTGGTAAAAGTCCAGCGGGTATCTCTTTCAGAGTGAACACTTCAAGATCAAGATATCTTAGCTTTATCAGCATATCTATGCCTTCAGGGACTTCCTCAATTTCAGTCCAACGAAGATCCAACTCCTTCAATTCTTGAAGCCTCGAAAGACAAGGCAGATCTCTTAATTCTCGACAGCTATGAAGTAACAATGTTGTGAGGTTCTTTAGTTCAGAGATGGAATTTGGTAAACTCTCGATCTTTGTGAAGGACAAATTGAGAACACTAAGACAAGGCATGTTTGTGAAGAAAGAATATGGGATCTTCTTTATAGGGTTGTTCTGCAATAACAAGGTTGTGAGCAGTTGGCATTTTGTGGGTAGCACATCTATGGAAATTTCTGATATGGAGTTATACATAAGTGACACTTTCTCAATATCCGGACTCCATTGCTCCTTTTCTGGTAACTCTTCTAATTGCAAACCTGCTTGTATCATATATCGAGGATTCATTCTTGTGATCGACAATGCCATCTCTCTCACTGCATCATGCATCTTTATACCATGTAAACCAAATTGAGTGGTAATATTTTCCAACAAGCAGTTATCTTCCAACCTTTTCAAAATAGTAAGGCCTTTATCTTCCATTTCTTGTCTTGTGTCCATCTCGTCTATGAATATCTCAACAATCCAACACTCGATTAGTTCAACCTTATGAATTTCATAATCTTCAGGATATAGTGCACAATACAAGAAACAATCTTTTACTTTCTCATCTTTCAAGTGATCGAAACTAAATTTCAAGCGCTCGATTACCTCAGCTTCCACTCCTTCCACTTTCCTATTCTCTCTTTCAAATCTTTGAGTGCATTTTTCCAAATA
This window contains:
- the LOC128036957 gene encoding disease resistance protein At4g27190-like produces the protein MDTRQEMEDKGLTILKRLEDNCLLENITTQFGLHGIKMHDAVREMALSITRMNPRYMIQAGLQLEELPEKEQWSPDIEKVSLMYNSISEISIDVLPTKCQLLTTLLLQNNPIKKIPYSFFTNMPCLSVLNLSFTKIESLPNSISELKNLTTLLLHSCRELRDLPCLSRLQELKELDLRWTEIEEVPEGIDMLIKLRYLDLEVFTLKEIPAGLLPKLVHLQHLSFAGNNEKISLKAEELEPLKKLELFTGCFEDISEFTKFISSMQQSKKSLIKYHLRVGSYLIPAWRTPEIDKKVAIGGIDNWEGELIMHPIEIQELHITECDYLRSLVDDNSSFKNAIDLRVCRIWGCTGIECVVSLSSCSSSSAHPFQSLEVLDLQFLPMLSAFIMKDEGIGSATTSLAPSATFSHLKEITIYSCSSMKTLLPHWLLANLQNLEEIHVGACSQLVEILGAATSEVEEKGSDTLIKFHLPKLRELRLSKLPNLKSICSKSGVMVCDSLQLIQVVVECDKLKRIPPFVPLVGTGQPFAYAPPSLTIRSSTEWWEWLEWDDHPNFKNVLRFNPFGNF